Proteins encoded by one window of Streptomyces uncialis:
- a CDS encoding DUF3631 domain-containing protein: MTTAFPTLLDQLTATLRGVELPRENPHHRAILDTFAEVQRLDERITGPHLTALGPLGDAGQLDQLTGALAERLAAGHDLALLLSSHACCYPDAAEEDMTEDDADFLSCPGEHPRPSGIVQAALDVFAELGDPDAVASQELVAALRRLPGVAEGRWRYADLTQARLAQLLAPYEISTRDVTLPDGRRRKAYRRAALATAPAGRR; the protein is encoded by the coding sequence ATGACGACCGCGTTCCCCACCCTCCTCGACCAGCTCACCGCCACCCTGCGCGGTGTCGAACTGCCCCGGGAGAACCCCCACCACCGCGCCATCCTTGACACGTTCGCCGAGGTTCAGCGGCTGGACGAGCGGATCACCGGCCCACATCTCACCGCCCTCGGCCCGCTCGGCGACGCGGGACAGCTGGACCAGCTCACCGGAGCACTCGCCGAACGCCTCGCCGCCGGCCATGACCTCGCCCTCCTCCTCTCCTCCCACGCCTGCTGCTACCCGGACGCCGCGGAAGAGGACATGACCGAGGACGACGCGGACTTCCTGTCCTGCCCGGGCGAGCACCCGCGCCCCTCCGGCATCGTCCAGGCGGCCCTCGACGTCTTCGCCGAGCTCGGTGACCCGGACGCCGTCGCCTCGCAGGAGCTGGTGGCCGCGCTGCGGCGACTACCGGGGGTGGCCGAAGGCCGCTGGCGCTACGCCGACCTCACCCAGGCACGCCTCGCCCAGTTGCTGGCCCCCTACGAGATATCGACCCGCGATGTCACCCTGCCGGACGGCCGCCGCCGCAAGGCGTACCGGCGTGCCGCGCTCGCCACTGCACCGGCGGGCCGCCGGTGA
- a CDS encoding DUF4913 domain-containing protein, translated as MPESTESRGDGEFSPVRLPDAGLESIEASVRKLLDQTAEQARQLDSLSAAPDPAPRPDPFPGFGLSGFAGMPGMPPPPPEPKPILELDGEAYENELDSLSDWVDDFLMPAYGAEVTTGAPWCKQWQDHQDVTAWLHALWMAYQQHKDPEAGLAGLFVWHRDFLTHAMAAVRAPGGPLSACMTDPDRPSHRLLAGPTPSVRSQTETPGEPGS; from the coding sequence GTGCCCGAATCCACAGAATCCCGAGGCGACGGGGAATTTTCCCCGGTGCGGCTGCCCGATGCTGGTCTGGAGTCCATCGAGGCGAGCGTCCGCAAACTGCTTGACCAGACGGCGGAGCAGGCACGGCAGCTCGACAGCCTCTCGGCCGCCCCGGACCCCGCTCCCCGCCCGGACCCGTTCCCGGGCTTCGGCCTGTCCGGCTTCGCGGGGATGCCCGGCATGCCCCCGCCTCCGCCCGAGCCGAAACCGATCCTGGAACTGGACGGGGAGGCGTACGAGAACGAACTCGACTCGCTGTCGGACTGGGTGGACGACTTCCTTATGCCCGCCTATGGCGCGGAGGTCACCACCGGAGCGCCGTGGTGCAAGCAGTGGCAGGACCACCAGGACGTCACTGCCTGGCTGCACGCCCTGTGGATGGCCTACCAGCAGCACAAGGACCCCGAAGCCGGGCTGGCCGGGCTGTTCGTGTGGCACCGCGACTTCCTCACCCATGCCATGGCCGCGGTCCGGGCCCCGGGCGGGCCGCTGTCCGCGTGCATGACCGACCCGGACCGGCCCTCCCACCGCCTGCTGGCCGGACCCACCCCCTCGGTCCGCTCGCAGACCGAGACGCCGGGCGAGCCCGGATCATGA
- a CDS encoding DNA-methyltransferase, translated as MPFSLHQGDALTVLAALPDDCVDSVITDPPYNSGGRTAKERTSRSARQKYTSADAGHDLPDFTGENMDQRSYGFWLTQIMTEAHRLTKVGGTALVFTDWRQLPVTTDAIQAAGWLWRGVLAWHKPQARPQRGRFTQNCEFVVWASNGPIGAARNPVYLPGLYSASQPSGKARQHITQKPVSVMRELVKIAPPGGTVLDFCAGSGSTGVAALLEGRDFIGVEKTEHYAQIASDRLTETLQKTRAQADFGLTA; from the coding sequence TTGCCTTTTTCCCTCCACCAGGGCGACGCCCTGACCGTCCTCGCCGCCCTTCCCGACGACTGCGTCGACTCCGTGATCACCGACCCGCCGTACAACTCCGGCGGCCGGACCGCGAAGGAGCGCACCAGCCGTAGCGCCCGCCAGAAATACACCTCGGCCGACGCCGGGCATGACCTGCCGGACTTCACCGGCGAGAACATGGACCAGAGGTCGTACGGCTTCTGGCTGACGCAGATCATGACCGAGGCCCACCGCCTCACCAAGGTCGGCGGGACCGCGCTCGTCTTCACCGACTGGCGCCAGCTCCCGGTCACGACGGACGCGATCCAGGCGGCCGGCTGGCTGTGGCGCGGCGTCCTGGCCTGGCACAAGCCGCAGGCCAGGCCGCAACGCGGCAGGTTCACCCAAAACTGTGAGTTCGTTGTGTGGGCCAGTAACGGTCCGATCGGCGCCGCCCGGAACCCCGTCTACCTCCCCGGGCTCTACAGTGCTTCGCAGCCGTCGGGGAAGGCCCGGCAGCACATTACGCAGAAGCCGGTGTCGGTGATGCGGGAACTGGTCAAGATCGCTCCGCCGGGCGGCACCGTCCTCGACTTCTGTGCAGGCTCCGGCTCGACAGGGGTGGCGGCTCTGCTGGAGGGCCGCGACTTCATCGGCGTCGAGAAGACGGAGCACTACGCGCAGATCGCCTCCGACCGGCTCACCGAAACCCTGCAAAAGACCCGCGCACAGGCTGACTTCGGCCTCACCGCATAG